A genomic region of Pseudomonas frederiksbergensis contains the following coding sequences:
- a CDS encoding MarC family protein — MLHVLFSVYLKMLVLYSPFFVLSCFISLTRGYSNKERRRLAWNVALATLVSSVLLYLFGRMIFSVFGITVDAFRIGAGSVLFISALGMAQGKSAVQTDNVQQDVTIVPLTIPLTVGPGTIGALLVMGVSQPHWDDKLTAILSIAMASLTVGVVLYLSNRIERILGDQGLQIVSRLMGLFVCALAAQIIFTGVKGYLVP, encoded by the coding sequence ATGCTCCACGTGTTGTTCAGCGTTTACCTGAAGATGCTGGTGCTCTATAGCCCATTCTTCGTCTTGTCCTGTTTCATCAGCCTGACCCGAGGTTATTCCAACAAGGAACGACGGCGCCTGGCCTGGAATGTCGCCCTCGCGACCCTGGTCTCCAGCGTCCTGCTGTATTTGTTCGGGCGAATGATTTTCAGTGTATTCGGCATCACCGTAGACGCCTTCCGCATTGGCGCCGGCAGCGTGCTGTTCATCTCGGCATTGGGCATGGCTCAGGGCAAGTCAGCGGTCCAGACCGATAACGTGCAGCAGGACGTGACCATCGTCCCGCTGACCATTCCGCTTACCGTCGGCCCCGGCACCATCGGGGCCCTGCTGGTCATGGGCGTCAGCCAGCCGCACTGGGACGACAAACTCACCGCCATCCTCAGCATAGCCATGGCCAGCCTGACCGTCGGCGTGGTGCTTTACCTGTCCAACCGCATTGAGCGAATTCTCGGCGACCAGGGTTTGCAGATTGTCAGCCGGTTGATGGGGTTGTTTGTGTGTGCGTTGGCGGCGCAGATTATCTTTACCGGGGTCAAAGGGTATTTGGTGCCTTAG